The following are encoded in a window of Arthrobacter sp. NicSoilB4 genomic DNA:
- a CDS encoding OsmC family protein, whose product MATTRTAHTVWNGDLMSGAGNTTLDSSGLGNFDVTWKARAEAAEGKTSPEELIAAAHSACFSMAFSHALAGAGHTPEEVQTKADVTFVPGTGISDSHLTVSARIPGISEDEFQRLAEEAKVGCPVSAALTGIKITLDATLVS is encoded by the coding sequence ATGGCAACAACACGCACCGCACACACCGTATGGAACGGCGACCTGATGTCAGGCGCCGGCAACACCACCCTGGACAGCTCCGGACTGGGCAACTTCGACGTCACCTGGAAGGCACGCGCTGAAGCGGCCGAAGGCAAGACCAGCCCCGAGGAACTCATCGCCGCCGCGCACTCGGCTTGTTTTTCGATGGCTTTCAGCCACGCCCTGGCCGGCGCGGGCCACACGCCCGAGGAAGTCCAGACCAAGGCGGACGTCACGTTCGTTCCCGGGACCGGCATCTCGGACAGCCACCTGACCGTCAGCGCCCGTATTCCGGGCATCTCCGAGGACGAATTCCAGCGCCTCGCCGAGGAAGCCAAAGTGGGCTGCCCGGTCTCGGCCGCCCTCACGGGCATCAAGATCACCCTGGACGCCACGCTGGTTTCCTAG
- a CDS encoding VOC family protein, translating into MEITGPGAPPAARIATIMVNAVDAERLAEFWAALLGTVVSSRFDQFVWLQSAGPGAPQLAFQQVEQPTEGRRRLHLDIHGPDPAALRALAESLGADFVEGNDIGDFHWDVMQDPEGNEFCIAGD; encoded by the coding sequence ATGGAAATCACTGGACCCGGTGCGCCGCCCGCGGCGCGCATCGCCACGATCATGGTCAACGCCGTGGACGCCGAGCGGCTGGCAGAATTCTGGGCGGCGCTGCTGGGCACCGTGGTGTCCTCGCGGTTCGATCAGTTCGTCTGGCTCCAGTCCGCCGGCCCCGGAGCGCCGCAGCTGGCCTTCCAGCAGGTCGAGCAGCCCACAGAGGGAAGACGCCGCCTGCACCTGGACATCCACGGGCCCGATCCTGCGGCGCTGCGGGCCCTCGCCGAGTCCCTCGGGGCAGACTTCGTGGAAGGCAACGACATCGGCGATTTCCACTGGGACGTAATGCAGGATCCCGAAGGCAACGAATTCTGCATCGCCGGCGACTGA
- the sucB gene encoding 2-oxoglutarate dehydrogenase, E2 component, dihydrolipoamide succinyltransferase translates to MSESVNLPALGESVTEGTVTRWLKQVGDRVEVDEPLLEVSTDKVDTEIPSPIAGVIEEILVAEDETAEVGAPLVRIGDGSGSGAAAAPAAEEAPAEETAAEEAPAEEVPAAEAPAEEAEAPAAEEAPAAEAAAPAGEGHEVTLPALGESVTEGTVTRWLKSIGDTVEVDEPLLEVSTDKVDTEIPSPVAGTLQEIRVAEDETAEVGSVLAVIGSGAAAPAAAPSPEAPKEAAAPKAEAAPKEEAPKQEAAPAEAPKQEAPKQEAPAAPAKEAAPAAAAAESGYVTPLVRKLANQQGVDISSLAGTGVGGRIRKQDVLAAAEAKAAPAPAAAAPAASAAPAARPSADLSSLRGTVQKAPRIRQVIARRMRESLDISTQLTQVHEVDMTKVAKLRAKAKNSFQAQNGSKLTFLPFIAKAVAEALKQHPKVNASYDEDKQEITYHNAEHLAIAVDTDKGLLVPVIADAGNLNLAGLAGKIADVAGRTRDGKIGPDELSGGTFSITNIGSVGALFDTPIINQPQVAILGTGAIVKRAVVVADENGDDSIAIRSMMYLSLTYDHRLVDGADAGRFLQTLKARLEEGAFEADLGL, encoded by the coding sequence ATGTCTGAATCCGTTAACTTGCCCGCCCTCGGTGAGAGTGTCACCGAAGGAACCGTCACCCGCTGGCTCAAGCAGGTAGGTGACCGGGTAGAAGTGGACGAGCCGCTGCTCGAGGTTTCCACCGACAAAGTAGACACCGAGATCCCCTCTCCGATCGCTGGCGTGATCGAGGAAATCCTCGTCGCCGAAGACGAGACCGCTGAAGTTGGCGCACCGCTCGTGCGCATCGGCGACGGTTCCGGCTCCGGAGCGGCTGCCGCCCCGGCCGCCGAAGAGGCGCCCGCCGAAGAGACGGCCGCCGAAGAGGCTCCCGCCGAGGAAGTGCCGGCCGCTGAGGCACCTGCCGAGGAAGCCGAAGCCCCGGCTGCCGAGGAAGCGCCCGCCGCCGAGGCTGCCGCTCCCGCCGGCGAAGGCCACGAAGTCACGCTCCCCGCCCTGGGCGAGAGCGTCACTGAAGGCACCGTCACCCGCTGGCTCAAGAGCATCGGCGACACCGTCGAGGTCGACGAACCGTTGCTTGAGGTCTCCACCGACAAGGTCGACACCGAAATCCCGTCCCCTGTCGCCGGCACCCTGCAGGAAATCCGCGTCGCCGAGGACGAAACGGCCGAGGTCGGCTCAGTCCTCGCTGTCATCGGTTCCGGCGCTGCCGCCCCCGCCGCGGCACCGTCCCCAGAAGCTCCGAAGGAAGCAGCAGCGCCGAAGGCAGAAGCCGCTCCGAAGGAAGAAGCCCCCAAGCAGGAGGCTGCTCCCGCTGAAGCCCCCAAGCAGGAGGCACCGAAGCAGGAAGCCCCCGCCGCACCGGCGAAGGAGGCGGCCCCGGCCGCTGCTGCCGCCGAGTCCGGCTACGTCACGCCGCTGGTCCGCAAGCTCGCGAACCAGCAGGGCGTGGACATTTCCTCCCTGGCCGGCACCGGCGTCGGCGGCCGCATCCGCAAGCAGGACGTACTGGCAGCAGCAGAAGCCAAGGCAGCCCCGGCTCCCGCGGCCGCCGCACCGGCAGCTTCCGCTGCTCCCGCCGCGCGTCCGTCCGCTGATCTCTCCTCGCTGCGCGGCACCGTGCAGAAGGCCCCGCGGATCCGCCAGGTCATTGCCCGCCGCATGCGCGAATCGCTGGACATCTCCACGCAACTGACCCAGGTGCACGAGGTGGACATGACCAAGGTCGCCAAGCTGCGCGCCAAGGCCAAGAACTCCTTCCAGGCCCAGAACGGCTCCAAGCTGACTTTCCTGCCCTTCATCGCCAAGGCTGTAGCCGAGGCCCTGAAGCAGCACCCGAAGGTGAACGCCTCCTACGACGAGGACAAGCAGGAGATCACCTACCACAACGCCGAGCACCTGGCGATTGCGGTGGACACGGACAAGGGCCTGCTGGTCCCGGTCATCGCCGACGCCGGCAACCTGAACCTTGCCGGCCTGGCCGGCAAGATCGCCGACGTCGCCGGCCGCACCCGCGACGGCAAGATCGGGCCGGACGAGCTCTCCGGCGGAACCTTCAGCATCACCAACATCGGTTCCGTGGGCGCCCTCTTCGACACCCCGATCATCAACCAGCCGCAGGTGGCCATCCTGGGCACCGGCGCGATCGTCAAGCGCGCCGTGGTGGTCGCCGATGAGAACGGCGACGACTCGATCGCGATCCGTTCGATGATGTACCTCTCCCTGACGTACGACCACCGCCTGGTGGACGGCGCCGACGCGGGACGCTTCCTGCAGACGCTGAAGGCACGCCTTGAGGAAGGCGCCTTCGAAGCCGACCTCGGGCTCTAG
- the lpdA gene encoding dihydrolipoyl dehydrogenase, whose translation MADQATAQEFDILVLGGGSGGYATALRAVQLGLTVGLIEKGKLGGTCLHNGCIPTKALLHSAELADHARDSAKYGVNVTLDSIDITAVNAYKDGIIAGKFKGLQGLIKGKKGITVIEGEGKLQGADTIVVNGTAYKGKNIVLATGSYSRTLPGLEIGGKVITSDEALTMDFIPKSAIILGGGVIGVEFASVWKSFGVDVTVIEGLPSLVPNEDATIVKAFERAFKKRGIKFSTGTFFQGVEQNADGVKVTLVDGKTFEADLLLVAVGRGPVTANLGYEEAGLTIDRGFVITNERLHTGVGNVYAVGDIVPGVQLAHRGYQQGIFVAEEIAGLKPVIVEDVNIPKVTYSEPEIATVGYTEKAAKAKFGDDQIQTQEYNLAGNGKSSILGTSGLVKLVRQKDGPVVGVHMIGARMGEQIGEAQLIVNWEAYPEDVAQLVHAHPTQNESLGEAHLALAGKPLHG comes from the coding sequence GTGGCCGATCAGGCAACTGCGCAAGAATTCGACATCCTGGTACTCGGCGGCGGCAGCGGCGGCTACGCCACTGCGCTGCGTGCCGTTCAGCTCGGCCTCACCGTCGGCCTGATCGAAAAGGGCAAACTCGGCGGTACGTGCCTGCACAACGGCTGTATCCCCACGAAGGCCCTGCTGCACTCTGCAGAACTGGCCGACCACGCCCGTGACTCGGCGAAGTACGGTGTCAACGTCACCCTCGACAGCATCGACATCACCGCTGTCAACGCCTACAAAGACGGCATTATCGCCGGCAAGTTCAAGGGCCTGCAGGGCCTCATCAAGGGCAAAAAGGGCATCACCGTCATCGAGGGCGAAGGCAAGCTCCAGGGCGCCGACACCATCGTTGTCAACGGCACCGCATACAAGGGCAAAAACATTGTCCTCGCGACCGGCTCCTACTCCCGCACCCTGCCGGGCCTGGAAATCGGGGGCAAGGTCATCACCTCCGACGAAGCCCTCACGATGGACTTCATCCCCAAGAGCGCGATCATCCTCGGCGGCGGCGTCATCGGCGTCGAATTCGCCTCCGTCTGGAAGTCCTTCGGCGTCGACGTGACCGTCATCGAGGGCCTGCCGTCGCTGGTCCCGAACGAGGACGCCACGATCGTCAAGGCCTTTGAGCGTGCCTTCAAGAAGCGCGGCATCAAGTTCTCCACCGGCACCTTCTTCCAGGGCGTCGAGCAGAACGCCGACGGCGTCAAGGTCACCCTCGTGGACGGCAAGACGTTCGAGGCCGATCTCCTCCTGGTCGCCGTCGGCCGCGGCCCGGTCACGGCCAACCTCGGCTATGAAGAGGCCGGCCTGACCATTGACCGCGGCTTCGTCATCACGAATGAGCGCCTGCACACCGGCGTGGGCAACGTCTACGCCGTGGGCGACATCGTCCCCGGCGTCCAGCTCGCGCACCGCGGCTACCAGCAGGGCATCTTCGTCGCCGAAGAAATCGCCGGCCTCAAGCCCGTCATCGTCGAGGACGTCAACATCCCCAAGGTCACCTACTCCGAGCCCGAAATCGCCACGGTGGGCTACACGGAGAAGGCCGCCAAGGCCAAGTTCGGTGACGACCAGATCCAGACCCAGGAATACAACCTCGCCGGCAACGGCAAGAGTTCCATCCTGGGCACGTCCGGCCTGGTCAAGCTGGTCCGCCAGAAGGACGGCCCCGTCGTCGGCGTCCACATGATCGGCGCCCGCATGGGCGAGCAGATCGGCGAAGCCCAGCTGATCGTGAACTGGGAAGCATACCCGGAGGACGTGGCCCAGCTGGTCCACGCACACCCGACCCAGAACGAGTCCCTGGGCGAGGCGCACCTGGCCCTGGCCGGCAAGCCCCTTCACGGCTAG
- a CDS encoding leucyl aminopeptidase, which yields MVKNTEVKLSAIAGDLKKSPSDALVIGVGQGTDGPVLLSNPLTAKAAEALAESLNVLGITGAADQAHRLPGLAEAGASVLVLAGVGKVSATRPLTEEALRRAAGSAVRQLAGVSTVALALPTSSLGDVAAVAEGAAMGAYSFTEYRSSKDGIKDPVKNVVIVTDLAADNGLKTVLDRAALIGKAVNATRTLVNQPPSHLYPESFAEAAKELSKGLPVKVTVWDEKRLEKEGFGGILGVGKGSTRQPRLVKVEYAPAKATAKIALVGKGITFDTGGISLKPHLGMGDMKSDMAGAAVVLNTVLALAGLGLPVKATAWLCIAENMPSGAAQRPADVMTIFGGKTVEVLNTDAEGRLVMADGIVAASQEFPDAIIDVATLTGAQLIALGDRTAGVMGSDSVTGPIKAAADRAGELVWPMPLPEELRPSLDSQVADLANIGERHGGMMTAAVFLREFVGKGKDGEQIPWAHIDIAGPSFNNGSPYGYNHKQGTGCTVRTLVAYAEDIIAASA from the coding sequence GTGGTCAAGAATACCGAAGTGAAACTCAGTGCAATCGCAGGGGATCTCAAGAAGTCCCCCAGCGACGCCCTCGTCATCGGCGTCGGGCAGGGCACGGACGGCCCCGTCCTGCTCAGCAATCCCCTGACGGCCAAGGCCGCCGAGGCCCTGGCGGAATCACTGAATGTTCTTGGCATCACCGGCGCAGCCGACCAGGCCCACCGTCTCCCGGGCCTGGCCGAAGCCGGGGCAAGTGTCCTGGTCCTCGCCGGCGTCGGCAAGGTGTCCGCCACGCGGCCGCTCACCGAAGAGGCCCTCCGCCGCGCTGCCGGCTCGGCCGTCCGCCAGCTGGCCGGCGTCAGCACCGTGGCACTGGCCCTTCCGACCTCGTCACTGGGCGATGTCGCCGCCGTCGCCGAAGGCGCGGCGATGGGTGCCTACTCGTTTACCGAGTACCGCTCCTCCAAGGACGGGATCAAAGACCCGGTGAAGAACGTCGTGATCGTCACCGACCTCGCCGCCGACAATGGCCTCAAGACGGTCCTGGACCGGGCCGCGCTGATCGGCAAGGCCGTGAACGCCACCCGCACCCTGGTTAACCAGCCACCGAGCCACCTCTACCCCGAATCCTTCGCGGAAGCAGCCAAGGAGCTGTCCAAGGGCCTGCCCGTAAAGGTGACCGTCTGGGACGAAAAGCGCCTGGAAAAGGAAGGCTTCGGCGGCATCCTCGGCGTCGGCAAGGGCTCCACCCGGCAGCCGCGCCTGGTCAAGGTCGAATACGCGCCGGCCAAAGCCACCGCCAAGATCGCCCTCGTGGGCAAGGGCATCACCTTCGACACCGGCGGCATCTCGCTCAAGCCGCACCTGGGCATGGGCGACATGAAGTCCGACATGGCGGGCGCCGCCGTCGTCCTCAACACCGTGCTGGCCCTCGCGGGCCTGGGCCTGCCCGTCAAGGCGACCGCCTGGCTGTGCATCGCCGAGAACATGCCGTCCGGCGCAGCCCAGCGCCCCGCCGACGTCATGACTATCTTCGGCGGCAAGACCGTCGAGGTCCTGAACACCGACGCCGAGGGCCGGCTGGTCATGGCCGACGGCATCGTCGCCGCGAGCCAGGAATTCCCGGACGCCATCATCGACGTCGCCACCCTGACCGGCGCGCAGCTGATCGCCCTCGGCGACCGCACCGCCGGCGTCATGGGATCGGACTCCGTCACGGGCCCGATCAAGGCCGCCGCCGACCGCGCCGGCGAGCTGGTCTGGCCGATGCCGCTGCCCGAGGAACTGCGCCCCAGCCTCGACTCGCAGGTCGCGGACCTCGCCAACATCGGCGAACGCCACGGCGGCATGATGACGGCAGCCGTCTTCCTGCGCGAATTCGTCGGCAAGGGCAAGGACGGCGAACAGATCCCCTGGGCCCACATCGACATCGCCGGCCCGTCCTTCAACAACGGCAGCCCCTACGGCTACAACCACAAGCAGGGCACCGGCTGCACCGTGCGCACGCTCGTGGCCTATGCCGAGGACATCATCGCCGCTTCCGCCTAG
- a CDS encoding PAC2 family protein: MIERISGSLLDPEALYLRDDALFHSPELRGLNLVMGFTGFADAGHVVRQITAELLDTPDAVRVAEFDADQLIDYRTRRPQISFVEDHLQDYQAPRLALYRLVDGLGSPFLLLAGFEPDLQWERFARAVVGIIEELDVNLVTWIHSIPMPVPHTRPVGVTVHGNRPDLIEGISVWKPTVEVPAAVGHLLELRLTEAGRNVAGYVMHVPHYLAEAEYPTAAVAGLEYLGAATSLMLPTDRLREAGREVGRQIAEQIDASEDVQQVVSRLETRYDENAEGTVRRSLLADENDQLPNADALGAAVEAYLARKEPGE; encoded by the coding sequence GTGATTGAACGGATTTCCGGCTCCTTGCTGGACCCCGAAGCGCTTTACCTGCGTGATGACGCGCTGTTCCACAGCCCCGAGCTGCGCGGGCTGAACCTCGTTATGGGATTCACAGGATTCGCCGACGCAGGACACGTCGTCAGGCAGATCACCGCCGAATTGCTGGACACCCCGGACGCCGTGAGGGTGGCCGAGTTCGACGCCGACCAGCTGATCGACTACCGCACCCGCCGCCCGCAGATCAGCTTCGTCGAGGACCACCTGCAGGACTACCAGGCGCCGCGCCTGGCACTGTACCGGTTGGTCGACGGGCTCGGCAGCCCGTTCCTGCTCCTGGCCGGATTTGAACCGGACCTGCAATGGGAGCGGTTTGCCCGTGCCGTCGTCGGAATCATCGAGGAACTGGACGTCAACCTCGTCACCTGGATCCATTCGATCCCGATGCCCGTGCCGCACACCCGCCCCGTCGGCGTGACCGTGCACGGCAACCGGCCGGACCTCATCGAGGGCATCTCGGTCTGGAAGCCCACCGTCGAGGTGCCTGCCGCCGTCGGCCACCTCCTGGAGCTGCGGCTGACGGAGGCCGGGCGCAACGTTGCCGGCTATGTCATGCATGTTCCGCACTACCTTGCCGAAGCCGAATACCCGACGGCCGCCGTCGCCGGCCTCGAATACCTTGGTGCGGCCACGTCTCTGATGCTGCCCACGGACCGGCTCCGCGAAGCCGGCCGGGAGGTCGGACGCCAGATCGCGGAGCAGATTGACGCGTCGGAGGATGTGCAGCAGGTGGTCTCACGGCTCGAAACCCGTTACGACGAGAACGCCGAAGGAACCGTGCGGCGTTCCCTGCTCGCCGACGAGAACGACCAGCTGCCCAATGCGGATGCCCTCGGCGCCGCCGTCGAGGCCTACCTGGCCCGTAAAGAACCCGGCGAATAA
- a CDS encoding MFS transporter: MTSPRAWLIWIIGVFAYLVAVSQRTSFGVVGLEATERFQASAAEISFFTVLQLLVYAALQIPVGILVDRFGSRAMIAGGALLMGLGQLQLAFAENIPGGVLGRVLVGAGDAMTFISVIRLLPIWFAPARVPLLTQLTGMSGQLGQLFSVVPFAMILHLAGWTPAFLTLAAMSALALVLVLVLLQDLPPGHTAPEPSSGLRATGVSLSHAWRQPGTRLGLWSHFTVQFSGTVFAMTWGYPFLISAQGLDTPTVSALMTLYVAAAIAAGPLMGSFVARHPLRRSTMVLLISAATAAAWAAVLIIPGRSPLWLLAGLVVVLAVGGPGSMIGFDFARTFNPAHRIGTATGIVNVGGFIAALISIYLIGLVLDVLYATGFSRGELYGLDPFRIALSVQFLLLGGGAAAILVIRRKVRRQMAAQGVVVPPLLAALAEQRRLSSERRRTP; this comes from the coding sequence GTGACTTCTCCGCGTGCCTGGCTGATCTGGATCATCGGGGTCTTCGCGTATCTCGTAGCCGTGAGCCAGCGCACCTCCTTCGGTGTGGTGGGTCTGGAGGCCACGGAGCGCTTCCAGGCCAGTGCGGCCGAAATTTCCTTTTTCACAGTCCTGCAGCTTCTCGTCTACGCCGCCTTGCAGATTCCGGTCGGCATCCTCGTGGACCGTTTCGGGTCCCGGGCGATGATCGCCGGCGGCGCCCTGCTGATGGGGCTGGGGCAGCTCCAGCTGGCGTTCGCCGAGAACATCCCCGGCGGCGTGCTGGGCCGGGTGCTGGTGGGTGCAGGGGACGCGATGACCTTCATCTCCGTGATCCGGCTGCTCCCCATCTGGTTCGCCCCCGCCCGCGTCCCGCTGCTCACCCAGCTCACCGGAATGTCCGGCCAGCTCGGGCAGCTCTTCTCCGTGGTGCCGTTCGCCATGATTCTCCATCTGGCCGGCTGGACCCCGGCCTTCCTGACGCTGGCGGCCATGTCAGCCCTTGCCCTGGTGCTGGTGCTGGTACTGCTCCAGGACCTGCCGCCCGGGCACACCGCACCGGAACCCTCCAGCGGGCTGCGCGCCACCGGCGTCTCGCTGTCCCATGCCTGGCGCCAGCCCGGCACCCGGCTGGGACTGTGGAGCCACTTCACCGTCCAGTTCAGCGGCACAGTGTTCGCGATGACCTGGGGCTATCCGTTCCTGATCTCCGCGCAGGGCCTGGACACGCCAACGGTGTCGGCGCTCATGACGCTGTACGTGGCCGCTGCCATCGCCGCCGGGCCGCTTATGGGCAGCTTCGTCGCCCGGCACCCCCTGCGGCGGTCCACCATGGTGCTGCTGATCTCTGCCGCCACTGCCGCGGCGTGGGCGGCTGTGTTGATCATTCCGGGACGTTCGCCGCTGTGGCTGCTGGCCGGGCTCGTGGTGGTGCTCGCCGTCGGCGGCCCCGGCTCCATGATCGGCTTCGACTTTGCCCGCACCTTCAACCCGGCGCACCGGATCGGCACCGCCACCGGAATCGTGAACGTGGGCGGCTTCATCGCCGCCCTCATCTCCATCTATCTGATCGGACTGGTCCTGGATGTCCTCTACGCCACGGGGTTCTCCCGGGGCGAGCTGTACGGACTCGATCCGTTCCGGATCGCCCTGAGCGTGCAGTTCCTGCTGCTGGGAGGCGGGGCAGCAGCCATCCTGGTCATCCGGCGGAAAGTACGGCGGCAGATGGCAGCCCAGGGCGTCGTGGTGCCGCCCCTGCTGGCCGCCCTCGCGGAACAGCGCCGGCTCAGCTCCGAGCGGCGCCGGACGCCCTGA
- a CDS encoding DUF4192 family protein — translation MTAPDHLRITGPEDILGFIPHSLGYWPASSLVAMTMQGKRLGATLRVDLPNPDGPRGPGSAGPAVFARSVVSYLEADDEADGSLLAFFTDSGTGIGTGADADPDGTAWAELLAELEPALAAAGMPVRDAWLVGADYWRNAYCLDPSCCAPPGRPVDEIRNSPLNAEMVFRGSTVGAAPGTDDLTAAAPVDPAVLEAQRDWAELFSARARDQAQFAQVLDVWTRVLDAASPLPKLPAALTGYLRASLCLLPWRDAVLVMAAAGPEAAERGAEEFGVFDAGAPAAGVPGAGRGGSLPESVPGTPAPVPLPPLDGFPPAEPRRRGAGRGSAFVKQAPPEVAGYGQVLLGLAPPVPDWHRMASLERILEQLGTAGGEAGTAALTGRGWIEWCRGKGSYAHALFSRAGEEHPGYRLAALLDELASRGTLCGWAGRRETAWQRFNPDVA, via the coding sequence ATGACAGCTCCCGATCACCTGAGAATCACCGGCCCGGAGGACATCCTCGGGTTCATACCGCATTCCCTAGGTTACTGGCCGGCCAGCAGCCTCGTGGCCATGACCATGCAGGGCAAACGGCTCGGAGCCACGCTGCGGGTGGACCTGCCGAACCCCGATGGCCCTCGGGGCCCGGGATCCGCCGGGCCGGCAGTCTTTGCCCGTTCCGTGGTGTCCTATCTGGAAGCCGACGACGAGGCGGACGGTTCGCTGCTCGCCTTCTTCACCGACTCCGGCACGGGCATAGGCACTGGCGCCGACGCCGACCCGGACGGCACGGCTTGGGCGGAACTCCTGGCAGAGCTCGAGCCGGCGCTGGCCGCCGCCGGCATGCCGGTCCGGGACGCCTGGCTCGTTGGCGCGGACTACTGGCGCAACGCCTATTGCCTCGACCCGTCATGCTGCGCACCGCCCGGAAGGCCCGTGGACGAGATCAGGAACAGCCCGCTCAACGCCGAGATGGTGTTCCGCGGCAGTACTGTCGGGGCGGCCCCGGGCACCGATGACCTGACGGCGGCGGCGCCAGTGGATCCCGCGGTGCTGGAGGCCCAGCGGGACTGGGCGGAGCTGTTCTCCGCCCGCGCGAGGGACCAGGCGCAGTTCGCCCAGGTTCTGGACGTCTGGACCCGGGTCCTGGATGCGGCCTCCCCTCTGCCCAAACTGCCGGCGGCGCTCACCGGCTACCTGCGGGCGTCCCTGTGCTTACTGCCCTGGCGCGACGCCGTGCTGGTAATGGCGGCTGCCGGGCCTGAAGCTGCCGAGCGCGGCGCCGAGGAGTTCGGCGTGTTCGACGCCGGTGCACCGGCCGCCGGGGTGCCCGGTGCAGGGCGGGGCGGTTCGCTGCCGGAATCCGTTCCGGGGACGCCGGCGCCTGTTCCGTTGCCGCCGCTGGACGGATTCCCGCCGGCGGAGCCGCGGCGCCGGGGAGCCGGGCGCGGCAGCGCGTTTGTGAAGCAGGCACCGCCGGAAGTGGCAGGTTACGGGCAAGTACTGCTGGGGCTGGCGCCACCTGTGCCCGACTGGCACCGGATGGCCAGCCTGGAGCGGATTCTTGAGCAGCTCGGTACGGCCGGCGGCGAGGCCGGAACCGCCGCACTGACCGGGCGGGGCTGGATTGAGTGGTGCCGGGGCAAGGGGTCCTACGCCCACGCTTTGTTCAGCCGCGCGGGCGAGGAACACCCGGGTTACCGCCTGGCTGCACTGCTGGACGAGCTCGCAAGCCGCGGGACGCTCTGCGGCTGGGCGGGCAGGAGGGAGACGGCCTGGCAGCGGTTCAACCCGGATGTGGCCTGA
- a CDS encoding RNA polymerase sigma factor, which translates to MTPSSAKKEPADQAVLSPEEKKAATSAKRAATRAANKAVKDAALAEGDDTASAVAKPEPKKRGPKPGAKAAAQAAGKAANGDDDADDDVEVDLDDVVVEAVEIGEDGEEIPGKAATAATGSGFVYSDADDDDAPVQQVMSAGATADPVKDYLKQIGKVALLNAEQEVDLALRIEAGLFAEEKIAADDGSMDPKLKRELEFVIHDGKRAKNHLLEANLRLVVSLAKRYTGRGMLFLDLIQEGNLGLIRAVEKFDYTKGFKFSTYATWWIRQAITRAMADQARTIRIPVHMVEVINKLARVQRQMLQDLGREPTPEELALELDMTPEKVVEVQKYGREPISLHTPLGEDGDSEFGDLIEDSEAVVPADAVSFTLLQEQLHSVLDTLSEREAGVVAMRFGLTDGQPKTLDEIGKVYGVTRERIRQIESKTMSKLRHPSRSQVLRDYLD; encoded by the coding sequence GTGACCCCGTCTTCCGCGAAGAAGGAACCCGCCGACCAGGCCGTATTGTCCCCTGAGGAGAAGAAGGCGGCGACGAGCGCCAAGCGCGCTGCCACGCGCGCAGCCAACAAGGCTGTCAAAGACGCAGCCTTGGCCGAAGGTGACGACACCGCATCGGCAGTCGCCAAGCCTGAACCCAAGAAGCGCGGGCCCAAGCCCGGCGCTAAAGCCGCGGCTCAGGCCGCCGGCAAAGCCGCGAACGGTGACGACGACGCCGACGACGATGTCGAGGTTGACCTCGACGATGTCGTCGTCGAGGCCGTTGAGATTGGTGAAGACGGCGAGGAGATCCCTGGCAAGGCCGCCACAGCCGCCACCGGCTCCGGCTTTGTCTACTCCGATGCCGACGACGACGACGCCCCGGTGCAGCAGGTCATGTCCGCCGGCGCCACCGCCGATCCGGTCAAGGACTACCTGAAGCAGATCGGCAAGGTCGCCCTGCTGAACGCCGAGCAGGAAGTCGACCTCGCCCTGCGCATTGAGGCCGGTCTCTTTGCCGAGGAAAAGATTGCGGCCGACGACGGGTCCATGGACCCCAAGCTCAAGCGTGAGCTCGAATTCGTCATCCACGACGGGAAGCGTGCCAAGAACCACCTGCTGGAGGCCAACCTCCGCCTCGTGGTCTCGCTGGCCAAGCGCTATACGGGCCGCGGCATGCTCTTCCTGGACCTGATTCAGGAAGGCAACCTGGGCCTGATCCGTGCTGTCGAGAAGTTCGACTACACCAAGGGCTTCAAGTTCTCCACCTACGCCACCTGGTGGATCCGGCAGGCCATCACCCGAGCCATGGCCGACCAGGCCCGCACCATCCGTATCCCGGTGCACATGGTGGAAGTCATCAACAAGCTCGCCCGGGTGCAGCGCCAGATGCTGCAGGACCTCGGTCGCGAACCCACCCCGGAAGAGCTGGCCCTCGAGCTGGACATGACGCCCGAGAAGGTCGTCGAGGTCCAGAAGTACGGCCGTGAGCCAATCTCCCTGCACACCCCGCTGGGTGAGGACGGCGACTCGGAATTCGGTGACCTCATCGAGGACTCCGAGGCCGTGGTCCCGGCCGACGCCGTGAGCTTCACCCTGCTGCAGGAACAGCTCCACTCGGTGCTGGACACCCTCTCCGAGCGCGAGGCCGGTGTGGTCGCGATGCGCTTCGGGCTGACCGACGGACAGCCGAAGACTTTAGACGAAATCGGCAAGGTCTACGGCGTCACCCGTGAGCGGATCCGCCAGATCGAATCCAAGACCATGTCCAAGCTGCGGCACCCGTCGCGGTCTCAGGTCCTCCGGGACTACCTGGACTAG